One window from the genome of Streptomyces cadmiisoli encodes:
- a CDS encoding ATP-binding protein: MELATPPPAARAPVTWYSWWLMPLALGGGTVAATFMSSERITPAVAGVAATAAGSVCVRMLIRTRAQLGRAEGTFRTSQAEHSQQWQHHVAGLERKHSAERAAHEAQLAELSAAYESQLADRSAAYEARLAEQAEAHRAQSAEQALAHETRLDERTATWQERLGHQQQAVAALAEEQLPDALKRLRGGDAIDDLLPSVGQCAKVAPELQADLRKVLRTALIGVEDEFNRSTSAEQAVISIGNRIHVLTSKLRGRLHELQGEHGRLPAVARGLMELDQAIGPADCLAASIGVLGGSDRPGRQWQEPQRLLSVVRGGIGRIKEFHRVEVRHLPELGVDGGLVDHLTLVFAHLLDNATRYSPPTEPVIVSGKEVPNGVGIEIQDSGKGLNEEKKREAEDALAGTAAGPGLGGVSEDANIGLRVVGALARRYGIRVTFADSPWLGTSVVVVVPHKYFSPLPAATAPATAPAAAVSAPAGEAVDDAPAAGSGDREDTTPGGLPRRRGRRSGAAAPEPAVRTGRSGETAVSPVPPDRSFAGLAAFATAGRETSEETGPSGERASSAARESAEHRTEESD; encoded by the coding sequence ATGGAACTCGCCACTCCGCCACCGGCGGCGCGGGCCCCTGTCACCTGGTACAGCTGGTGGTTGATGCCGCTGGCGTTAGGAGGCGGAACCGTTGCCGCCACATTCATGAGCTCGGAACGAATAACCCCGGCCGTCGCCGGAGTCGCGGCGACGGCAGCCGGCTCCGTGTGCGTACGGATGCTGATCCGCACCCGGGCCCAACTGGGCCGTGCGGAAGGCACGTTCCGCACCTCGCAGGCGGAGCACTCGCAGCAGTGGCAGCACCATGTGGCGGGCCTGGAGCGCAAGCACTCCGCCGAGCGCGCCGCCCACGAGGCCCAGCTCGCCGAACTGTCGGCCGCCTACGAGTCGCAACTCGCCGACCGCTCCGCAGCCTACGAGGCGCGGCTGGCCGAACAGGCCGAGGCCCACCGCGCGCAGTCCGCCGAACAGGCCCTCGCCCACGAGACCCGGCTCGACGAGCGGACCGCGACCTGGCAGGAGCGACTGGGCCACCAGCAGCAGGCGGTGGCCGCGCTCGCCGAGGAGCAGCTCCCCGACGCGCTGAAGCGTCTGCGTGGCGGCGACGCCATCGACGACCTGCTGCCCTCCGTCGGCCAGTGCGCCAAGGTGGCCCCCGAACTCCAGGCCGATCTGCGCAAGGTGCTGCGGACCGCCCTGATCGGCGTCGAGGACGAGTTCAACCGCTCCACCTCCGCCGAACAGGCCGTGATCAGCATCGGCAACCGCATCCACGTGCTCACCAGCAAACTGCGCGGCAGGCTGCACGAGTTGCAGGGCGAGCACGGCCGGCTGCCCGCCGTGGCACGCGGTCTGATGGAGCTCGACCAGGCGATCGGCCCCGCCGACTGCCTCGCCGCCAGCATCGGTGTGCTCGGCGGCTCCGACCGCCCGGGCCGGCAGTGGCAGGAGCCGCAGCGCCTGCTCAGCGTGGTCCGCGGCGGTATCGGCCGGATCAAGGAGTTCCACCGCGTAGAGGTCCGCCATCTGCCCGAACTGGGCGTCGACGGCGGCCTGGTGGACCACCTCACGCTGGTCTTCGCGCACCTGCTGGACAACGCCACGCGCTACTCGCCCCCCACCGAGCCGGTCATCGTCTCCGGCAAGGAGGTGCCGAACGGCGTCGGCATCGAGATCCAGGACTCCGGCAAGGGCCTGAACGAGGAGAAGAAGCGCGAGGCCGAGGACGCGCTCGCCGGGACCGCGGCCGGTCCGGGCCTCGGCGGTGTCTCCGAGGACGCCAACATCGGACTGCGGGTCGTCGGAGCCCTCGCCCGCCGCTACGGCATCCGCGTCACCTTCGCCGACTCGCCCTGGCTCGGCACCTCCGTGGTCGTCGTCGTACCGCACAAGTACTTCAGCCCGCTCCCGGCGGCCACCGCCCCCGCGACGGCCCCGGCGGCCGCGGTGTCGGCCCCCGCCGGGGAAGCGGTCGACGATGCGCCGGCGGCCGGGTCCGGCGACCGCGAGGACACCACGCCCGGCGGGCTGCCGCGGCGCCGCGGCAGACGGAGCGGGGCGGCCGCGCCGGAACCGGCCGTTCGGACCGGCCGGAGCGGGGAGACGGCCGTCTCGCCCGTCCCGCCCGACAGATCCTTCGCCGGTCTGGCCGCGTTCGCCACGGCCGGCCGGGAGACCTCCGAGGAGACCGGGCCGTCCGGCGAGCGCGCCTCGTCCGCCGCACGCGAGTCCGCAGAGCACCG